GAGGCCTTCGGCCGCCCTCCCGTCTCGACCGAACAGATCCTGCACCCCGAGAAGTACTTCCAGGGCGAGGCTCCGGTGGAGATCGACGGCGCCCCCGCGGAGGCGTTCCTGGCCGCCCGCGGCTATCGGGCGATCTACCGCACCGTGCTCGGAGAGCTCGGCGCGACGCTCTTCCTCGAGACCCATCTGCCGCGGCGGGAGGGCCCCGTCGCCGCCGGAGGGTGGGCAGGAGACACGCTGGTCGTCTTCGAAAAGGACGGCGCCGCGCCTCTTGTCCTCTGGGCCACCGAGTGGGACACGGAGGCGGAAGCCGCCGCGTTCGAGAAGGACGTCGTGGAGGCCCTGCGCGCCTGGGGGGACCCGCCCGCGGGAACGGTCCGTTCCGCCGCGCGCCGCAAGACCTCGGTTCCGATTCTTCTTTCGGTGCCGGACGACCTGTCCGAAAAGCTCCTCGAGGAAGTCTGGAAGAGCGCGCGCCGCCGCGGCGCGCGGCGGGACACTTACGGAGAATGAAAACCCGGGCGATCTACCGTCGCCAGGCGGAGTACTTCCGCCGCGCCTACGAGACGGGCGTACACGGCTGGCCCGTGGAGGGCGCCACGCCGCAGGTGGCCCGGCTCCTGTCGTCCCTGGGACCGGGCCGCGGGCGATCCGCGCTGGACCTGGGCTGCGGCGAGGGGCGGCATACGATCCTCCTGGCCCGGCGCGGCTGGACGGTCACGGCGCTCGATCTGGAACCCCTGGCGCTCCGCAAGGCGCGCGAGGCGGCGCGGCGGGCGGGCGTGCGGGCCCGGTTCGTCCGCGGCAATGCGCTCGACTTGACCTTCCCCGGGGACTCGTTCGATCTCGTTCTGGACTACGGCTGCTTTCACCATATCGTCCCGGGCGACTGGCCGCTCTATCGCCGCCAGGTGGCGCGCGTGCTGACGCTGGGGGGTCATCTTCTTCTGTCGGTCTTCTCCACGCGGTTCCGCCATCATCCGGGGGAGCGGCGGACGCGCCCCTGGCTCGTCCACCGGGGCCATTACGACCGCTTTTTCACGGCCCGCAGCCTCCGCGGCGCGATGGCCCCCGAGTTCGCGCCGCGCCGGCTTCTCGAGGAGCGCGAGGGCCTCAACGGATTCTGGCACGGCCTCTTCCGCAAGGTCGAACCGGACCCGCCGCCGGACCGTTGAGAAAAGGAAGACGGAACACAATAACCTTGCAGGGTTTTTCCGGGGGCCTATAATGAGCGCCATGCA
The sequence above is drawn from the Planctomycetota bacterium genome and encodes:
- a CDS encoding methyltransferase domain-containing protein codes for the protein MKTRAIYRRQAEYFRRAYETGVHGWPVEGATPQVARLLSSLGPGRGRSALDLGCGEGRHTILLARRGWTVTALDLEPLALRKAREAARRAGVRARFVRGNALDLTFPGDSFDLVLDYGCFHHIVPGDWPLYRRQVARVLTLGGHLLLSVFSTRFRHHPGERRTRPWLVHRGHYDRFFTARSLRGAMAPEFAPRRLLEEREGLNGFWHGLFRKVEPDPPPDR